The genomic region TGGCGGGCCCGGGACCAGTACGACGAGTCCAAGGCCTCGCTCCGGACCTGGCTGTACCGGATCGCCACCAACGCCTGCCTGACCGCGCTGAAGGGCCGTGGCCGACGACCGCTGCCGTCCGGTCTGGTCGAGCCGAGCGATCCCACCGGGCCGCTGGTCCCGGGTACCGATGTCAGCTGGCTGCAGCCGTTCCCGGATGCCCGGCTGGCCGAGGGCGATCCGGCGGCCGCGCTGGTGGCCAGGGGCAGTCTGCGGCTCGCCTTCGTGGCGGCGATGCAGGTGTTGTCGGCCCGCCAGCGCGCGGCCCTGATCCTGCGCGAGGTGCTCGACTTCTCGGCCGCCGAGGCCGCGCAGATCCTCGGCACCAGCACGGCTGCCGTGAACAGTTCGCTGCAGCGGGCCCGCGCGCGGCTCGGTGAGGCGGGCGTCTGCGAGGCGCGGATCGAGGAGCCGTCGCAGGCCGAGCAGCGGGCGATGGTCGACCGCTACGTCGAGGCGTTCCTGCGGGCCGATGTGGCGGCGATCAAGCAGCTGCTGACCGAGGACGTGCTGATGGAGATGCCGCCGATGGTCAACTGGTTCGTCGGACCCGAGGCGTACGGCCAGTTCATGACCTGGGTCTTCACCGACGGCCGCACCGACTGGCGGGCGCTGCCGGTCTGGGCGAACGGGCAGCCTGCGGTGGCCGCCTACCTCCGTGCGGCAGACGGCGCGTACCGGCTGCACACCCTGCAGGTGTTCACCGTCACGACGGCGGGGATCAGTCGCAACTCGGTGTTCCAGGAACCGGAGGTGTTCGCGGCGTTCGGGCTGGCGCCCCAGCTCTGAGCAGAGCCGATGAGCGCCGGCCCGAACGCCGTTCGATCAGCCCGCCTGGACCGGGCTGTTGTGGTACGCGGCGACCAGCCAGCCGCTGTCGCGCCGCTCCAGCACCCAGGTCGCGTTGACCATGCGCTCGGCGGGCACCTCGGTCTCACCGGCGAACAGGACGCCGGTCTCGCTGATCACCACGGCGGCGTCGGCGCCGAGGAAGCGGAGCTGGTCGACCCGGTTGATCGTGGTCGAGCCCTTCAGCGGGCCGGCGAAGCCGCCGGCCATGCTCCGGCGGATCTCCTCCCGGCTGCTGCGGTAGCTCCCGGGCAGGATCGCGCTGGCGTCCTCGGTGTAGTCGGCGACGAACCCGTCGGCATCGCCGTCGTCCCAGGCCTGGTAGAGGCCGGCCAGCACCGCGTGGATGGCGGCCTCGTCGGCCTCGCGGAACCGGGCGGGCTGTGAGGCCTGCTCGGACCGCTGGGACTGCTCGGACTGCTGGGTGGTCATGGTTCTGCTCCTCGTCGGTGTGCGTGTCACGGACCCTTCGACGGGCCCACGAGTACATACCGAGGCGGTCGGCGGAACTCATCGCGCCGGAGAACCGGCTTCAGGCGAACCGCGCTCCAGCCACCGCCCGCCGCTGCGGCATCGGCAACCCCGTCCAGCAGTTGCCGCCCCGCCGCGCCTCGAAGCGGCGCAGCCACAGCTCGACCGCCACCAGGTCGGCGAGGCCGTCCAGCCCGCCCGGTGGCAGGTCCGAGTACGGGTCCACCGCCCGCCCGAGCGCCCGGCGCACGGCCGGCAGGTCGATCAGGCCGGCCTCCGCCAGCAGCGGCGCGTGGAACAGGTCGGCGAGCGCGTCCGCGGCCTGCCGCAGCCCGCTGCGCGCGGCCTCGGCCCGGTCGGGGCGCGGTGCCCGGCCCCAGTCGGCGGGCAGGTCGGAGCGCCCCGCGCCGGCCAGCACCGCGCGCAGCAGGGCGTGCCGGGCGCCGGGCTGCAGGCGGACGTCCGCCGGGAGCAGCCGCGCCGCGCGGATCACCCGATTGTCGAAGAACGGCGCGTGCAGCCGCTGTCCCACGTGCTCGGCGGCCTGCATCAGCACCCGGTAGTGGCCCGCGTGGTGGTGCAGCGCCAGGCGGGCCCGGTGGGCGCCGGGGTGCAGCACCGGCTCGGGGCCGCGCCCCGCGAGCCGGAGCCGCAGGGCCACCTCGCTGAGCGCGTCGTCGGAGAGCCAGCGGGCCGCCGGGCCGGGGACCACCCAGGCCAGGTCGGCCACCGAATAGGCGCCCGCGGTGAGTCGCGCGCCGGGGCGGGCACTCCCGCGCTCGGGTCCCCGACGGGCCGTCAGCTGCACGGCGGCGTCGTCCATGGCGTCCGCGTACCGCACCCGGGCCAGTTTGCGGGCCGCGCGCAGCACGGTGACGGGGGTGCGGACGGCGCCGGTCAGGGTGCCCGCGATCGCCCGGTCGACGCCTGCCAGGGCGGCCACCGGCGGCAGCAGTTCGCGGGGTCGGCCGTCCCGGATCAGGTCGGCCAGCCGGGCCGGGTGGCCGTCGAGCACCTGGCGGGCGCCGTGTCCGGTGAGGTGGTCGGTGCCGCCCGCGCCGAGTCGGGCGGCGGTGGCGGCGGCCGTGATCAGGGCGCGGTCGGGGGCGTCGGTGA from Kitasatospora azatica KCTC 9699 harbors:
- a CDS encoding sigma-70 family RNA polymerase sigma factor, coding for MNGSTVQDFDRRIDPYRSELLTHCYRMLGSVHDAEDLVQETCLRAWRARDQYDESKASLRTWLYRIATNACLTALKGRGRRPLPSGLVEPSDPTGPLVPGTDVSWLQPFPDARLAEGDPAAALVARGSLRLAFVAAMQVLSARQRAALILREVLDFSAAEAAQILGTSTAAVNSSLQRARARLGEAGVCEARIEEPSQAEQRAMVDRYVEAFLRADVAAIKQLLTEDVLMEMPPMVNWFVGPEAYGQFMTWVFTDGRTDWRALPVWANGQPAVAAYLRAADGAYRLHTLQVFTVTTAGISRNSVFQEPEVFAAFGLAPQL
- a CDS encoding SgcJ/EcaC family oxidoreductase; this translates as MTTQQSEQSQRSEQASQPARFREADEAAIHAVLAGLYQAWDDGDADGFVADYTEDASAILPGSYRSSREEIRRSMAGGFAGPLKGSTTINRVDQLRFLGADAAVVISETGVLFAGETEVPAERMVNATWVLERRDSGWLVAAYHNSPVQAG